CCAGGCGCTCGATGCGACTCCGGCGCTGCTCCGAGGGTGGCTGAATCCGAGCGTCGTGGCTGCCAACGTCAAGATCACGCACGACCTCAACAACCGTCGGCGCGGCGGCGATGTAGTCGGCGGCTGCGTGAATCTTCATCCTGATCGCCGCCGACAACGGAACATCCCGATTGTTGGCCACGGCCACGATCCCGCGCAGGTCGCCGAACTGCCGCAGCAGACCGGCAGCTGTCTTCTCTCCGATGCCCGAGACGCCTGGCAAACCGTCGGAGGTGTCACCCCGCAGCACGGCGAAGTCCACATATTGGCTCGGGCTGATACCGTATTTCGACCGGATCACGTCGTCGGTCACGAACTCAAGCCGGCTCATGCCGCGCGCCGTGTAGATCACGCGCACCTGCCGGGCGTCGTCGACCAGCTGGAATAGGTCTCGGTCCCCGGTGACGATGTCCACCGGGGAGTCGGCTTGCTCGGCGAGAGTGCCGATCACGTCATCCGCCTCATGCTGCGCCGCTCCGATCACGATGATTCCGAACGCGTCGAGCACCTCGCGGATCATCGGGATCTGTACCTGCAGCAGTTCCGGGGTCTTCTCGATATCGACGCCGCCGGGCACCAGCTGCGCGACGCGGTGCAGCTTGTAGCTCGGGATCAGCTCGGTGCGCCAGTGCGGGCGCCAGTCGTCGTCCCAGCAGGCGACCAGCTGGGTGGGTTTGAAGTCGGTGACCAGTCTCGCGATCATGTCGAGCAGCCCGCGCACGGCGTTCACCGGGGTGCCGTCCGGGGCGCGGACACTGTCGGGCACGCCGTAGAAGGCGCGGAAGTACAGCGACGCGGTATCGAGGAGCATCAGGCGCTCGGTCACGTCACCGATCATGCCACCAGACGCAGCTCGGTTGGGGAAGATCTATCCGCCGTAGCGATCGGGGTCGCGCAACCAAGCGGCAGTTCGCCGGCGAGCCGGCGGCTTGCGGGAACGCGACGTCTTACGGAAGCGTCTGGTCAGCGAAAGCAACGCTGTCCATACGTTCTTCTTAGGCGACCGCTTCACCCACTCAGTTTAGAGGAGAGAGATCTTCGGCTCCGCACACGGCGCACTCGACCGGCGGAGTGGCGGCGCAGGAACCACACGAGTGCCCCGCCGAGGGCGGCTCCGGCGGTGTTGGCGATCACGTCGGCTCCAGTCGCCGCACGCGCGGGCAACAGCAGGTACTGGCCCAGTTCGACGGACAGCGACATGGCCAATCCTGCAACGGTGGCGGCAACCACCGGTATGGCGGTCGACAGCGTCGCGACGAGCACGCCGAGCGGCACGAACAGCAGGATGTTCGACGTGAACTCGAC
This Salinibacterium sp. ZJ450 DNA region includes the following protein-coding sequences:
- a CDS encoding VanZ family protein; amino-acid sequence: MMSRQHRMLLGALLALLAVLLMVAFWPTPVDRAIRGDLDGVLGWLHGIGVPAWINYTLVEFTSNILLFVPLGVLVATLSTAIPVVAATVAGLAMSLSVELGQYLLLPARAATGADVIANTAGAALGGALVWFLRRHSAGRVRRVRSRRSLSSKLSG
- a CDS encoding 5'-3' exonuclease, whose product is MLLDTASLYFRAFYGVPDSVRAPDGTPVNAVRGLLDMIARLVTDFKPTQLVACWDDDWRPHWRTELIPSYKLHRVAQLVPGGVDIEKTPELLQVQIPMIREVLDAFGIIVIGAAQHEADDVIGTLAEQADSPVDIVTGDRDLFQLVDDARQVRVIYTARGMSRLEFVTDDVIRSKYGISPSQYVDFAVLRGDTSDGLPGVSGIGEKTAAGLLRQFGDLRGIVAVANNRDVPLSAAIRMKIHAAADYIAAAPTVVEVVRDLDVGSHDARIQPPSEQRRSRIERLVLKRGLGGSASHALRALDTVTP